The following proteins are encoded in a genomic region of Helicobacter macacae MIT 99-5501:
- a CDS encoding type II toxin-antitoxin system RelE/ParE family toxin, which yields MREIHFQNTYLKDFKLVKKQGWDLEKIKEVVITLQTCDILEPKLKDHALLGEYKDFRECHIFGDLVIVYKRDKQTLTLYRIGRHQDLFKNY from the coding sequence GTGCGTGAAATACATTTCCAAAATACCTATCTAAAAGATTTCAAACTTGTAAAAAAGCAAGGCTGGGATTTAGAGAAAATCAAAGAAGTAGTCATCACGCTACAAACCTGTGATATTTTAGAGCCAAAGCTAAAAGACCACGCACTTCTGGGCGAATACAAAGATTTTAGAGAGTGTCATATATTTGGCGATTTAGTCATAGTGTATAAACGAGATAAACAAACATTGACACTTTATAGGATAGGCAGACATCAAGATTTATTCAAAAATTACTAG
- a CDS encoding Eco57I restriction-modification methylase domain-containing protein, which translates to MQNIIYGINGQDSLFEFIGAKIFEKNPNATLKEVYENALYFIFRLLFIAYFEDKFGDILQSHEYFTDEISLSNLIGNLEDKEESFRGFVKLSRIFAMYDKGEPNYNMPVFNGGLFDSTKAPLLSTQKLFSDKSLKEILGKFFYFDDGQVLFRRDYKSLSVAHLGTIYEGLLGYFFVIADEDLWYVKYSAKGKKGEVQKEIESYVDSYDFAELQKKEKLNKAKIIGAPKHYAKGQIYLKNTSNSRKSSASFYTPQSITSFLVAQSLKDENGKHKLDNDNILHFKILDNACGSGHFLIEALNQITQIVLKDFDSFSNLKQIYEAEKQEIQANTTHYIKGYEVDESDILKRLLLKRVIFGVDINPFSVELTKLSLWIDSFIFGTPLSFIEHHIKCGNALVGSTIAEFRAHYDTIKNKGSLFMNEFLKDFGALSEVFDKLDCLKDTSEAQITQSKRIYTDEILPTLDKLNLYLNFFTAFRFATPSECKKFASLIELENLLSEQKGDYKDAADFTREKAKDFSFFNYEIEFPEIVLNGELQGFQAIVGNPPWDKTKFSDNDFFPQYKSDYRTLGNKQKAEFEANMLVKPTIREDYEAQKQSIERINAYYKTRFGLSRGKGDGNLFRFFVERNLGLLAHDATLNYVLPSALMLEEGSYTLRKEILQERTLTHFYAFENREGIFNSVHRSYKFALMQVKNAKPPQNHRIKTMFYKTKIDEIYERDNVIELSLADIEGLSPAHLALQEVRDKRDLEILGKCYGRFAPLESSWLDFRNELHMTKDENLFIDEADIDDLYISHFEVAKQPKNLNDSADSVDSSLHAMRYAQNDKNLAKHYLPLYEGKRIHQYNAEFENPTKKSSDKRYFLEITSFDERLKSKEISRLKDDLGIKGEEYKALLKSLFAKHCEDSKAHKTAHCHSEGAKEAKNPNSANSTHPQTPSATISSSREEDFDSLDAFESSLISYDREYIRLGSRAIASDTNERTLIFSLLPRNIGVGNSAWSSITKSYVLDSGRICTKPISHIRLCFALGILNALVVDFIARMMIQMNVNKTYLERLPLPQPSDDEILANECYVFIARSALILQLYNDKAGYFDELKCEFGIKNDEIPSTNKLYLTLKARLDIAVAKLYGLDFEDFCYLLESFQVLKTNQPEYIALLKGEWK; encoded by the coding sequence TTGCAAAATATCATCTATGGCATAAATGGGCAAGATTCACTCTTTGAGTTTATCGGCGCAAAGATTTTTGAGAAAAATCCAAATGCCACGCTTAAAGAAGTCTATGAAAACGCGCTTTATTTTATCTTTCGCTTACTTTTTATTGCGTATTTTGAGGATAAGTTTGGCGATATTTTGCAAAGCCACGAGTATTTCACAGATGAGATTAGCCTAAGCAATCTAATTGGGAATCTAGAGGACAAAGAGGAAAGTTTCAGGGGCTTTGTGAAGTTAAGCAGAATCTTTGCTATGTATGATAAAGGCGAGCCAAACTACAATATGCCCGTGTTTAATGGAGGGCTTTTTGATAGCACAAAAGCCCCGCTTTTATCCACCCAAAAGCTTTTTAGTGATAAAAGTCTAAAAGAGATTTTGGGGAAGTTTTTTTATTTTGATGATGGGCAGGTGCTTTTTAGGCGTGATTATAAATCTTTGAGCGTGGCGCATTTGGGCACGATTTATGAGGGATTGCTAGGGTATTTTTTTGTCATCGCAGATGAGGACTTGTGGTATGTGAAATACTCTGCCAAAGGCAAAAAAGGCGAGGTGCAAAAAGAAATCGAAAGCTATGTGGATAGCTATGATTTTGCAGAGTTGCAAAAGAAAGAGAAACTAAACAAAGCTAAAATCATCGGTGCGCCAAAGCACTATGCAAAAGGGCAGATTTATCTCAAAAACACGAGCAATTCACGCAAATCAAGCGCGAGCTTTTATACGCCTCAAAGCATTACGAGCTTTTTAGTCGCACAAAGCCTAAAAGATGAGAACGGTAAGCATAAGCTAGACAATGATAATATTTTGCACTTTAAGATTTTGGATAATGCCTGTGGGAGCGGACACTTTCTCATCGAAGCCCTAAATCAAATCACGCAAATCGTATTAAAGGATTTTGACTCCTTTTCTAACTTAAAGCAAATCTATGAAGCCGAAAAGCAAGAAATCCAAGCCAACACCACGCACTATATCAAAGGCTATGAAGTCGATGAAAGCGATATTTTGAAGCGACTTTTGCTAAAGCGCGTAATCTTTGGCGTGGATATAAATCCCTTTTCAGTAGAGCTTACCAAACTTTCCCTTTGGATAGATAGCTTTATCTTTGGCACGCCACTTAGCTTCATAGAACATCATATCAAGTGTGGCAACGCGCTTGTGGGTAGCACTATCGCTGAGTTTAGGGCGCATTATGATACTATCAAAAACAAAGGCTCGCTTTTTATGAATGAGTTTTTGAAAGATTTTGGGGCTTTAAGCGAAGTGTTTGACAAGCTAGACTGCCTAAAGGACACTTCAGAGGCGCAAATCACCCAATCTAAGCGCATTTATACAGATGAGATTCTCCCCACGCTAGATAAGCTCAATCTCTATCTAAACTTTTTCACCGCATTTCGCTTTGCTACTCCTAGTGAGTGCAAAAAGTTTGCAAGCCTAATAGAGCTAGAAAATCTCCTAAGTGAGCAAAAGGGCGACTACAAAGACGCTGCAGACTTCACGCGTGAAAAGGCAAAAGATTTTAGCTTTTTTAATTATGAAATCGAGTTCCCAGAGATTGTGCTAAATGGCGAATTGCAGGGATTCCAAGCCATAGTTGGCAATCCCCCGTGGGATAAAACCAAATTTAGCGATAATGACTTTTTCCCACAATACAAAAGCGACTACCGCACACTAGGCAACAAACAAAAAGCCGAGTTTGAGGCAAATATGCTTGTCAAACCCACGATAAGAGAGGACTATGAAGCACAAAAGCAAAGCATAGAGAGGATAAATGCCTACTACAAAACGCGCTTTGGCTTAAGTAGGGGCAAGGGCGATGGCAATCTTTTCCGCTTCTTTGTCGAGCGCAATTTAGGGCTTTTAGCTCACGATGCCACGCTTAATTATGTCTTGCCAAGTGCGTTAATGCTAGAAGAGGGAAGCTATACTTTACGCAAAGAGATTTTACAAGAGCGCACACTTACGCACTTCTATGCTTTTGAAAATAGAGAGGGGATTTTTAATAGCGTTCATCGTAGCTACAAATTCGCGCTAATGCAGGTAAAAAATGCCAAGCCACCCCAAAACCACCGCATAAAGACAATGTTTTATAAAACAAAGATTGATGAAATCTATGAGCGCGATAATGTCATAGAGCTTAGCCTTGCGGATATAGAGGGCTTAAGCCCTGCTCATCTTGCCCTCCAAGAAGTGCGAGATAAAAGGGATTTGGAGATTTTGGGGAAATGCTATGGGCGATTTGCCCCGCTAGAATCTTCGTGGCTTGATTTTCGCAATGAATTGCATATGACAAAGGATGAGAATTTGTTTATCGATGAGGCGGATATTGATGATTTGTATATATCTCATTTTGAGGTTGCAAAGCAACCGAAAAATCTAAATGATAGCGCGGACTCTGTGGATTCTTCGCTCCACGCTATGCGCTACGCTCAGAATGACAAAAACTTAGCAAAGCATTATCTCCCACTCTATGAGGGCAAAAGGATTCATCAATACAACGCCGAGTTTGAAAACCCTACTAAAAAATCCAGCGATAAGCGGTATTTTTTGGAAATCACTTCCTTTGATGAGCGACTAAAAAGCAAGGAAATCTCGCGTCTAAAAGATGATTTGGGTATAAAAGGCGAGGAGTATAAAGCCCTTTTGAAATCGCTTTTTGCAAAGCATTGTGAGGATAGCAAAGCTCACAAAACAGCCCATTGTCATTCTGAGGGAGCAAAGGAGGCGAAGAATCCAAACAGCGCAAATTCTACCCACCCCCAAACCCCCTCCGCCACAATTTCATCATCTAGGGAGGAGGATTTTGATTCGTTAGATGCGTTTGAATCTAGCCTTATCTCTTATGATAGAGAGTATATTCGGCTTGGATCTCGCGCTATTGCGAGTGATACAAATGAGCGGACACTGATTTTTAGCCTTTTGCCAAGAAATATTGGGGTTGGAAATAGCGCGTGGAGCAGTATCACAAAATCTTATGTTCTAGATTCAGGACGGATTTGCACTAAGCCTATAAGCCACATAAGGCTTTGCTTTGCGCTAGGGATTTTAAACGCTTTGGTTGTGGATTTTATCGCTAGGATGATGATACAAATGAATGTGAATAAGACTTACTTGGAGCGACTGCCACTCCCACAGCCTAGCGATGATGAGATTTTGGCTAATGAGTGCTATGTCTTTATCGCTAGAAGTGCGCTTATCTTGCAGCTCTATAATGACAAGGCGGGCTACTTTGATGAGCTAAAGTGTGAGTTTGGGATAAAAAATGATGAGATACCAAGCACCAATAAGCTCTACCTCACGCTAAAAGCGCGACTAGACATCGCGGTGGCAAAGCTCTATGGGCTAGACTTTGAGGACTTTTGCTACCTTTTAGAATCTTTCCAAGTCCTAAAGACAAACCAACCCGAATACATCGCTTTGCTAAAAGGGGAGTGGAAGTAG
- a CDS encoding Eco57I restriction-modification methylase domain-containing protein: MDINPNSVEICKLRLWIELLKNSYYLLPNDKGYTKNLDSSIHQMQTLPNIDINIKCGNSLISNIELNISKDKLEAQLKDLLSKDNATLLSGGEGHKINALEIKAILNDLKVKLPREIEKYKKATNAYKDEKDDDLRASLKSEINSAKGFILNLFVKTHPTYREFKSIFASYLKTYGYNGVDNAKVPNANKKELQEWIEKLNDYLFKAFEFHKTLDIPKQDDPRGFAEKDFIALVESMKSYETIKTQAKEYFEWRFEFPEVLDANGDFMGFDLIIGNPPYGNLLSKEQKDFCKKQKRYLYADTGDTYKLFIEKGFTLLAQNRNLGYIVPITITSSKSNIDLHKMLLENCEFIKVSSYGHRPVKIFPHAEQRTSIISCTKTFSKTKNLMTTKVNRRYSNQSIENVMKDMSFVNSLDFVQDGAFCKIGLPIEKDIMQKVYAQKQTLKKLMSGKQKVYFRNTGGGYYDLYTSYSTIKSTTESNFSAINSKAIVAILSSTLFYWFRNAYSNNRDSYIYEFERFPIPKFSNEQIKLLEKLGSKYEKDIEKNHDYSNGVKTYKIRKSKHIIDEIDRLICPLYGLSTEEMEFIINYELEFRTNSKD, encoded by the coding sequence GTGGATATAAATCCAAATTCCGTAGAAATCTGCAAATTGCGACTTTGGATTGAATTGCTTAAAAACAGCTACTATCTACTGCCAAATGACAAAGGCTACACAAAAAATCTTGATTCAAGCATTCATCAAATGCAAACCCTGCCAAATATCGACATAAACATAAAGTGTGGCAATAGCCTTATCTCAAACATTGAGCTAAACATCAGCAAAGACAAGCTAGAAGCACAGCTTAAAGACCTGCTTAGCAAAGACAACGCCACACTATTATCAGGCGGTGAGGGACACAAAATAAACGCCCTTGAAATAAAAGCGATTCTAAACGACCTAAAAGTCAAACTCCCCAGAGAAATAGAGAAATACAAAAAAGCGACAAATGCCTACAAAGACGAAAAAGACGATGATTTGAGGGCTTCACTAAAGAGTGAGATAAATTCTGCCAAAGGCTTCATACTCAATCTCTTTGTCAAAACCCACCCGACATATCGAGAATTTAAAAGCATTTTTGCAAGCTATCTAAAGACTTATGGTTATAATGGAGTGGATAACGCAAAAGTGCCAAATGCCAACAAAAAAGAGCTACAAGAATGGATAGAAAAGCTCAATGACTACTTGTTTAAGGCATTTGAGTTTCACAAAACCCTTGATATTCCCAAGCAAGATGACCCGCGCGGATTTGCAGAAAAAGACTTCATCGCCCTAGTAGAGTCTATGAAATCTTATGAAACTATCAAAACACAAGCAAAAGAATACTTTGAATGGCGATTTGAATTCCCCGAAGTATTAGACGCAAATGGCGATTTTATGGGGTTTGACTTAATCATCGGCAATCCGCCTTATGGAAATCTACTTAGCAAGGAGCAAAAAGACTTTTGCAAAAAACAAAAACGCTATCTATACGCCGATACGGGCGATACTTACAAGCTATTTATCGAAAAGGGCTTTACTCTGCTAGCGCAAAATCGCAATCTTGGCTATATTGTGCCAATTACCATAACAAGCAGTAAATCAAACATTGATTTGCATAAAATGCTTTTAGAAAATTGCGAGTTTATAAAAGTAAGTAGCTATGGACATCGCCCTGTTAAAATATTTCCTCACGCCGAGCAAAGAACCTCTATCATAAGTTGCACAAAAACATTTTCAAAGACAAAAAATCTAATGACGACAAAAGTAAATAGGCGATACTCAAACCAATCAATAGAAAATGTTATGAAAGATATGAGTTTTGTAAATTCGCTTGATTTTGTCCAAGACGGAGCGTTTTGCAAAATAGGATTGCCGATTGAAAAAGATATAATGCAAAAAGTTTATGCCCAAAAACAAACGCTTAAGAAACTTATGAGTGGAAAACAAAAGGTGTATTTTAGAAATACAGGCGGTGGATATTACGATTTATACACAAGCTATTCAACGATAAAATCAACTACCGAGTCAAACTTTAGCGCGATAAATTCTAAGGCTATTGTAGCGATTCTTTCAAGCACACTTTTTTATTGGTTTAGAAATGCTTATTCAAACAATAGAGATAGTTATATTTACGAGTTTGAGAGATTCCCTATACCAAAATTTAGCAATGAACAAATCAAGCTATTGGAAAAGCTAGGTAGCAAATACGAAAAAGATATTGAGAAAAACCACGATTATAGCAACGGCGTGAAAACCTACAAAATAAGAAAATCAAAACATATCATAGATGAAATCGATAGGCTCATTTGCCCACTCTATGGCTTAAGCACGGAGGAAATGGAGTTTATCATAAACTACGAGCTAGAATTCCGCACAAATTCCAAAGACTAA
- a CDS encoding ABC transporter permease subunit, whose product MKKYIALRLLSTIPIVLVTSFVIFVLLRVCGSDPVASYLLNSQLPATPEIIAQLRAEFGLDKPILQQYAAWLGGAIKLDFGTSYMSGRAVASDFAEFLPVSAALIACGLGIVCLGSVVLGILSARFANTALDFIIRAFCFIGVSMPNFWLAFLLMLFFSLHLGWLAPLGLEEGARSFILPAISISLMSLCINTRLVRANMLEVAKERHILYARLRGLPSGVITIKHIFYNASLPIITAMGMHLGELLGAALVVENIYALPGIGLYAIQAIANHDYPVIECFFVLMCVVFVLSNALIDIIYALLDPRLARER is encoded by the coding sequence TTGAAAAAATATATCGCCCTGCGCCTGCTTTCCACTATCCCTATCGTGCTTGTTACTTCGTTTGTGATTTTTGTGCTTTTGCGCGTTTGTGGGAGCGACCCTGTGGCGAGCTACTTGCTAAACTCCCAGCTTCCTGCCACGCCAGAGATTATCGCGCAGCTTCGTGCGGAGTTTGGGCTTGATAAGCCGATTTTGCAGCAGTATGCCGCGTGGCTAGGGGGCGCGATAAAGCTAGATTTTGGCACTAGCTATATGAGCGGACGGGCGGTGGCTAGCGACTTTGCGGAGTTTTTGCCCGTGAGTGCGGCACTTATCGCGTGTGGGCTTGGTATCGTTTGTCTTGGCTCGGTGGTGCTAGGAATCCTAAGTGCGAGGTTTGCAAACACCGCGCTAGATTTCATAATCCGCGCGTTTTGCTTCATCGGCGTGTCTATGCCCAATTTTTGGCTTGCGTTTTTGCTTATGCTTTTTTTTAGCTTGCACTTGGGGTGGCTAGCCCCGCTTGGGCTTGAGGAGGGGGCTAGGAGCTTTATCCTCCCTGCGATAAGCATCTCGCTAATGTCGCTTTGCATAAACACGCGCCTTGTGCGGGCAAATATGCTCGAAGTGGCTAAAGAGCGACATATCCTCTATGCGAGGCTTCGCGGGCTTCCTAGTGGCGTTATCACTATTAAGCATATTTTTTATAACGCCTCGCTTCCCATCATCACGGCTATGGGTATGCACTTAGGCGAGCTGCTAGGCGCGGCACTCGTGGTGGAGAATATCTATGCCCTGCCCGGTATCGGGCTGTATGCTATCCAAGCTATCGCAAACCACGACTACCCCGTGATAGAGTGCTTTTTTGTGCTTATGTGCGTGGTGTTTGTGCTAAGCAACGCACTTATCGACATCATCTACGCGCTACTAGACCCAAGACTTGCTAGGGAGAGGTAA
- a CDS encoding ABC transporter substrate-binding protein, with protein MKSFLKSIITFTRASVDRFEGALGSVIGSGVKVLAMFGLALGVFSLCVFFSVSLLRENLSQNIASKSAQNLTASPKVLKIAYSQNVGALNPQGYNKNAMFAQNLLYEGLLKADKNGAIIPSLATSFALDTSGKVYIFSLRKGVRFSNGEEFNADAVVLNFASILKNRARHSWSGLARALERAEKVDDYRVKIVLKEPYAPTLNELALPRPFRFLAPSAFPPDLDLVAQNPQPIGTGSYMLVESKLGSYDKFAKNPHYWDAKRLEEQGGLYYDEVVVKVIFEPNSKLSALRAGQVDMIYGADEIPTRIFQEIRNEELKSAVAQGLSVQNGVSENAGGNGGARNDSAQNKVVESAGKINAVRGDSGKSPKFRAYLGQASFATSLMLNSTRIKQAQIRRAIALSIDKDTLINAVYGTSGGVSGGDSGEIGASGKSGNGGGGDCSVDCGANRSDESGASPTNTTTNTVSSPIASVAESIFVHTRVVPPLLADNMHIAPSSPNINGASAEDKHTISPSLATNAPNHATNTPPQALSQISSARGGASSISPSFAEGARGWVDSSPKDIATQPQTRQNPHHNPEFKPQNPKNQAPQNQISPTKANSSQPAQSKQNLITQNNASQKEQNLYQQNLTKAREILASFGYTAENPLKLELFFFGDKPSQKMLSQILQSQLKEANIALSVRGLEPSMYANALRKGEFDMAFVDSWGAPYEPLSQLYSYTKPLGHGDYIAQSGLKEKSRIDALILQAIKESASVANSVQNPQNLGKKSRAQALSDEAIELLIQSGVYIPLLIERSKAVAHSRIRGVESVSSLSYEIPIWDFYE; from the coding sequence ATGAAATCTTTTCTCAAGTCTATAATCACGTTTACTAGGGCTAGTGTGGATAGGTTTGAGGGCGCACTTGGGAGCGTGATTGGAAGTGGGGTGAAAGTCCTAGCTATGTTTGGGCTAGCACTTGGTGTTTTTTCTTTGTGCGTGTTTTTTAGCGTGTCGCTTTTGAGAGAAAATCTAAGCCAAAACATCGCTTCAAAATCCGCCCAAAATCTTACAGCAAGTCCCAAAGTCCTAAAAATTGCATATAGCCAAAATGTCGGTGCGCTAAATCCGCAGGGATATAACAAAAACGCTATGTTTGCCCAAAATCTGCTTTATGAGGGACTGCTAAAGGCGGATAAAAACGGTGCGATTATCCCAAGCCTAGCGACTTCTTTTGCCCTTGATACAAGTGGCAAAGTCTATATTTTTTCCCTGCGCAAGGGCGTGAGATTCTCTAATGGCGAGGAGTTCAACGCCGATGCGGTGGTGCTAAATTTTGCCTCGATTCTCAAAAATCGCGCTAGGCATTCGTGGAGCGGGCTAGCTAGGGCTTTGGAGCGGGCAGAAAAGGTAGATGACTACCGCGTAAAAATCGTGCTAAAAGAGCCCTACGCACCCACGCTAAATGAGCTTGCATTGCCTCGTCCTTTTAGATTTCTAGCCCCTAGCGCGTTCCCGCCTGATTTAGACTTAGTCGCGCAAAACCCACAGCCCATAGGCACGGGCTCATATATGCTCGTAGAATCCAAGCTCGGCTCTTATGATAAATTCGCCAAAAATCCGCACTATTGGGACGCTAAGCGACTAGAGGAGCAGGGCGGGCTATACTATGATGAGGTGGTAGTCAAAGTCATATTTGAGCCAAACTCCAAGCTAAGTGCGCTACGGGCGGGGCAGGTGGATATGATATATGGCGCAGATGAGATTCCTACAAGGATTTTCCAAGAGATAAGAAATGAGGAGCTAAAAAGTGCGGTGGCACAGGGCTTGAGCGTGCAAAATGGAGTGTCGGAAAATGCAGGTGGAAATGGGGGGGCGAGAAATGATAGCGCGCAAAATAAAGTAGTGGAAAGTGCGGGCAAAATCAATGCCGTGCGTGGCGATAGTGGCAAAAGCCCAAAGTTTCGGGCGTATCTTGGGCAGGCTTCTTTCGCCACAAGCCTTATGCTAAATTCCACGCGCATAAAGCAAGCCCAAATCCGCAGGGCAATAGCCCTAAGCATAGACAAAGATACACTGATAAACGCGGTGTATGGCACAAGTGGTGGTGTAAGCGGTGGCGATAGTGGCGAAATCGGTGCGAGTGGCAAGAGTGGTAATGGCGGTGGTGGGGATTGTAGTGTGGATTGTGGTGCAAATCGTAGCGATGAAAGCGGTGCAAGCCCTACAAACACCACAACAAACACCGTATCAAGCCCCATAGCAAGTGTCGCGGAGAGCATTTTTGTGCATACGCGCGTTGTTCCCCCCTTGCTTGCAGATAATATGCACATTGCCCCCTCCTCGCCAAACATAAATGGAGCTAGTGCGGAGGATAAGCACACTATTTCCCCCTCGCTAGCGACAAATGCGCCAAATCACGCTACAAATACCCCTCCCCAAGCCCTTTCTCAAATATCTTCTGCAAGGGGAGGGGCTTCCTCTATTTCCCCCTCCTTTGCGGAGGGAGCTAGGGGGTGGGTGGATTCTAGTCCAAAAGATATTGCCACACAGCCACAAACTCGCCAAAATCCCCACCACAATCCAGAATTTAAACCCCAAAATCCTAAAAACCAAGCCCCACAAAACCAAATTTCGCCAACTAAAGCCAACTCAAGCCAACCCGCGCAAAGCAAGCAAAATCTAATCACTCAAAACAATGCTTCACAAAAAGAGCAAAATCTCTATCAGCAAAATCTCACAAAAGCCCGTGAGATTCTCGCCTCATTTGGCTACACGGCGGAAAATCCACTAAAGCTAGAGCTGTTTTTTTTCGGTGATAAGCCAAGCCAAAAAATGCTTTCCCAAATCCTCCAATCCCAGCTAAAAGAGGCAAATATCGCTCTCTCCGTGCGCGGGCTTGAGCCAAGTATGTATGCTAATGCGCTAAGGAAGGGCGAGTTTGATATGGCGTTTGTTGATTCGTGGGGTGCGCCTTATGAGCCGCTATCCCAGCTCTATTCCTACACCAAGCCGCTTGGGCACGGGGACTATATCGCCCAAAGTGGTTTGAAAGAGAAGTCGCGCATTGACGCGCTTATCTTACAGGCTATCAAAGAGTCCGCTTCTGTGGCAAACTCCGTGCAAAATCCACAAAATCTAGGGAAAAAATCGCGAGCACAAGCCCTAAGCGATGAGGCGATAGAGCTGCTTATCCAAAGTGGCGTGTATATCCCGCTGCTGATTGAGCGAAGCAAAGCAGTCGCACACTCGCGCATAAGGGGCGTGGAGAGCGTGAGTAGCCTAAGCTATGAGATTCCTATATGGGATTTTTATGAGTGA